A genomic region of Micromonospora sp. NBRC 110009 contains the following coding sequences:
- a CDS encoding HIT family protein — protein MTGAERHAGHGTDNGLADGLERLWTPHRMTYISGEDRPEGGYEKPTGCPFCRAPGLPPDESLIVARGEHVFAVLNLYPYNPGHLLVCPYRHVADYTDLDAPETAELAAFTKDAMRVVRRVSNAHGFNLGMNQGGVAGAGIAAHLHQHVVPRWGGDANFMPVIGRTKVLPQLLADTRDLFAKAWPA, from the coding sequence GTGACAGGGGCGGAACGGCACGCGGGCCACGGCACCGACAACGGTCTGGCGGACGGGCTGGAACGGCTCTGGACGCCGCACCGGATGACCTACATCTCCGGCGAGGACCGGCCCGAGGGCGGCTACGAGAAGCCGACCGGCTGCCCGTTCTGCCGCGCCCCCGGCCTGCCGCCGGACGAGAGCCTGATCGTCGCCCGGGGCGAGCACGTCTTCGCCGTGCTCAACCTCTACCCCTACAACCCGGGGCACCTGCTGGTCTGCCCGTACCGGCACGTGGCCGACTACACCGACCTGGACGCCCCCGAGACCGCCGAGCTGGCCGCGTTCACCAAGGACGCCATGCGGGTGGTCCGGCGGGTCTCCAACGCGCACGGCTTCAACCTGGGCATGAACCAGGGCGGGGTGGCCGGCGCCGGCATCGCCGCCCACCTGCACCAGCACGTGGTGCCGCGCTGGGGCGGGGACGCCAACTTCATGCCGGTGATCGGGCGGACGAAGGTGCTGCCGCAGCTGCTCGCCGACACCCGCGACCTGTTCGCCAAGGCCTGGCCGGCCTGA
- a CDS encoding DUF1775 domain-containing protein, with protein sequence MTRRGRLRAAALLAAVAAGTLGWPGAASAAEVTVTTAPAQVHQGDAIELAVVLPEERAGSRTTRIELRMPADAPIGEVYPLSVPDWAPTITTRRLDQPVAGIHAPELDQVTDSVTWIRMPGTKGRARLSLGMGPMPATDRLTFEVIQTYADGTVVRWADPPGGAHPAPTVTLLPPLPGSAGHAGHGGPAAQEPAGPAGAARAAVPAADDGPSADLLLGGGLLAGLAGGAALGWLLSRRRRGALALPDESSGPRSDQGPARGDGGEPVLSAGNRAAAGATPAH encoded by the coding sequence ATGACCCGTCGGGGTCGACTGCGGGCGGCGGCGCTGCTGGCCGCCGTGGCGGCGGGGACGCTGGGTTGGCCGGGCGCGGCGAGCGCCGCCGAGGTCACCGTCACCACCGCTCCCGCCCAGGTGCACCAGGGCGACGCGATCGAGCTGGCCGTGGTGCTGCCCGAGGAGCGGGCCGGCAGCCGGACCACCCGGATCGAACTGCGGATGCCGGCGGACGCGCCGATCGGCGAGGTCTACCCGCTGTCGGTGCCCGACTGGGCGCCCACCATCACCACCCGCCGCCTCGACCAGCCGGTCGCCGGCATCCACGCTCCCGAGCTGGACCAGGTGACCGACTCGGTGACCTGGATCCGGATGCCCGGCACGAAGGGGCGGGCCCGGCTGTCGCTCGGCATGGGCCCGATGCCGGCCACCGACCGCCTCACCTTCGAGGTGATCCAGACGTACGCCGACGGCACGGTGGTGCGGTGGGCGGACCCGCCGGGCGGGGCCCACCCGGCACCGACGGTGACCCTGCTGCCGCCCCTACCCGGCTCGGCGGGACACGCCGGGCACGGCGGGCCCGCCGCTCAGGAACCGGCCGGTCCGGCGGGCGCGGCGCGGGCGGCGGTGCCGGCCGCCGACGACGGCCCGAGCGCCGATCTGCTGCTGGGTGGCGGCCTGCTCGCCGGGCTGGCCGGTGGCGCGGCGCTCGGCTGGCTGCTCAGCCGCCGCCGGCGCGGCGCGCTGGCCCTGCCCGACGAGTCGAGCGGTCCGCGCTCCGACCAGGGGCCCGCCCGCGGCGACGGCGGCGAGCCCGTGCTCTCCGCCGGGAACCGGGCGGCGGCCGGCGCCACCCCGGCCCACTGA
- the thrS gene encoding threonine--tRNA ligase, whose protein sequence is MSAPRTPVVADPVVVAAGTTAADAVAAAGLPMAGPKAVVVVRDPQGQLRDLDWKPAEETAVEPVSLDSPDGLNVLRHSTAHVLAQAVQDVFPEAKLGIGPPIENGFYYDFKVDKPFQPDDLAKLEKRMQEIIKSGQRFRRRRFTSLDEARTELAAEPFKLELIDVKGEGLDSSEVMEVGGGELTIYDNLAANEDKVCWSDLCRGPHLPSTRLIGAFKLMRSAAAYWRGSEKNPQLQRVYGTAWPTRDELKAYLKLLEEAARRDHRKLGADLDLFSFPDEIGSGLAVFHPKGGVLKRVMEDYVRTRHIEEGFQYVGSPHISKEGLFHTSGHLPYYKDTMFPPMEMEGSDYYLKAMNCPMHNLIYRSRGRSYRELPMRLFEFGSVYRYEKSGVIHGLTRVRGFTQDDSHSYCTREQAPAEIKHLLGFVLSLLRDFGIDDFYLELSTRDDAKPDKFVGTDEDWATATAVLEQCARETGLDLVPDPGGAAFYGPKISVQAKDAIGRTWQMSTIQYDFNQPKGFGLEYQAADGTRQQPVMIHCAKFGSIERFIGVLTEHYAGAFPAWLAPVQVVGIPIREDHTDYLQDFAATLRAEGIRAEVDTGDDRMQKKIRNAQQQKIPFMVIAGDDDVAAGTVSFRYRDGSQRNGVPVAEAVAHVREVVTSRTNSGPSAEG, encoded by the coding sequence GTGTCCGCACCCCGTACCCCCGTCGTGGCCGACCCCGTCGTCGTCGCCGCCGGGACGACGGCGGCCGACGCGGTGGCCGCGGCCGGGCTGCCGATGGCCGGCCCGAAGGCCGTCGTGGTGGTCCGCGACCCGCAGGGCCAGCTGCGCGACCTGGACTGGAAGCCGGCCGAGGAGACCGCGGTCGAGCCGGTCTCCCTCGACTCCCCGGACGGGCTCAACGTGCTGCGCCACTCGACCGCGCACGTGCTCGCCCAGGCCGTGCAGGACGTGTTCCCCGAGGCCAAGCTCGGCATCGGTCCGCCGATCGAGAACGGCTTCTACTACGACTTCAAGGTCGACAAGCCGTTCCAGCCGGACGACCTGGCGAAGCTCGAGAAGCGGATGCAGGAGATCATCAAGTCCGGGCAGCGGTTCCGCCGGCGCCGCTTCACCAGCCTGGACGAGGCGCGGACCGAGCTGGCCGCCGAGCCGTTCAAGCTGGAGCTCATCGACGTCAAGGGGGAGGGGCTGGACTCCTCCGAGGTGATGGAGGTGGGCGGCGGCGAGCTGACCATCTACGACAACCTCGCCGCGAACGAGGACAAGGTCTGCTGGTCGGACCTGTGCCGCGGCCCGCACCTGCCGAGCACCCGGCTGATCGGCGCGTTCAAGCTGATGCGCTCGGCCGCCGCCTACTGGCGGGGCTCGGAGAAGAACCCGCAGCTCCAGCGGGTGTACGGCACCGCGTGGCCGACCCGGGACGAGCTCAAGGCGTACCTGAAGCTGCTGGAGGAGGCCGCCCGGCGCGACCACCGCAAGCTCGGCGCGGACCTGGACCTGTTCAGCTTCCCCGACGAGATCGGCTCGGGTCTCGCGGTCTTCCACCCCAAGGGCGGCGTGCTCAAGCGGGTGATGGAGGACTACGTCCGCACCCGGCACATCGAGGAGGGCTTCCAGTACGTCGGCAGCCCGCACATCTCCAAGGAAGGTCTTTTCCACACCTCGGGACACCTGCCCTACTACAAGGACACCATGTTCCCGCCGATGGAGATGGAGGGCAGCGACTACTACCTCAAGGCCATGAACTGCCCGATGCACAACCTGATCTACCGGTCGCGCGGGCGGTCCTACCGCGAGCTGCCGATGCGGCTGTTCGAGTTCGGGTCGGTCTACCGGTACGAGAAGTCGGGTGTGATCCACGGGCTGACCCGGGTGCGCGGCTTCACCCAGGACGACTCGCACTCCTACTGCACCCGCGAGCAGGCGCCGGCCGAGATCAAGCACCTGCTGGGCTTCGTGCTCAGCCTGCTCCGGGACTTCGGCATCGACGACTTCTACCTGGAGCTGTCGACCCGCGACGACGCCAAGCCGGACAAGTTCGTCGGCACGGACGAGGACTGGGCGACGGCGACCGCGGTGCTGGAGCAGTGCGCGCGGGAGACCGGGCTGGACCTGGTGCCCGATCCGGGCGGCGCGGCCTTCTACGGGCCGAAGATCTCGGTGCAGGCCAAGGACGCCATCGGCCGGACCTGGCAGATGTCGACCATCCAGTACGACTTCAACCAGCCGAAGGGCTTCGGGCTGGAGTACCAGGCGGCCGACGGCACCCGGCAGCAGCCGGTCATGATCCACTGCGCCAAGTTCGGGTCGATCGAGCGGTTCATCGGCGTGCTGACCGAGCACTACGCCGGCGCGTTCCCGGCCTGGCTGGCCCCGGTGCAGGTGGTCGGCATCCCGATCCGCGAGGACCACACCGACTACCTGCAGGACTTCGCCGCCACGCTGCGCGCGGAGGGGATCCGGGCCGAGGTCGACACGGGCGACGATCGGATGCAGAAGAAGATCCGCAACGCCCAGCAGCAGAAGATCCCGTTCATGGTGATCGCCGGCGACGACGACGTGGCGGCCGGCACGGTGTCCTTCCGCTACCGGGACGGGTCGCAGCGCAACGGCGTGCCGGTCGCCGAGGCGGTCGCCCACGTCCGCGAGGTGGTCACCTCCCGCACCAACTCCGGCCCGTCGGCCGAGGGCTGA
- a CDS encoding CG0192-related protein: MALLHRAELRPSKLDLLAAWLPDRPWFAGTAGADVTRVATYRFDDPAGEVGVETLLVRAGEGPVLQVPLTYRGAPLPGADRWLVGTTEHSVLGPRWVYDGCADPVYASTLAAAVLAGAGQAEEYFEVAGGREVRPANMTVTGSHGGVEPPVVTALPEVVDGDPTLIRAGRLELALVRRPGAAEAPAEARLTGAWPGQESPLVLAYAAPR, translated from the coding sequence ATGGCTCTGCTGCACCGCGCGGAACTGCGCCCCTCGAAGCTCGACCTGCTCGCTGCCTGGCTGCCCGATCGCCCGTGGTTCGCCGGCACGGCGGGTGCCGACGTCACCCGGGTGGCGACGTACCGCTTCGACGACCCGGCGGGCGAGGTCGGGGTCGAGACCCTGCTCGTCCGGGCCGGGGAGGGGCCGGTGCTCCAGGTGCCGCTGACCTACCGGGGCGCGCCGCTGCCCGGCGCCGACCGCTGGCTGGTCGGCACCACCGAGCACTCGGTGCTCGGCCCGCGCTGGGTCTACGACGGCTGCGCCGATCCGGTCTACGCGTCCACCCTGGCGGCCGCTGTGCTGGCCGGTGCCGGGCAGGCGGAGGAGTACTTCGAGGTGGCCGGGGGGCGCGAGGTCCGCCCGGCCAACATGACCGTCACCGGCAGCCACGGCGGCGTCGAGCCGCCGGTGGTGACCGCGCTCCCCGAGGTGGTCGACGGCGACCCGACGCTGATCCGGGCCGGCCGGCTCGAGCTGGCCCTGGTCCGGCGGCCGGGCGCCGCCGAAGCCCCCGCCGAGGCCCGGCTGACCGGCGCCTGGCCGGGGCAGGAGAGCCCACTGGTCCTGGCGTACGCCGCGCCCCGCTGA
- a CDS encoding ADP-ribosylglycohydrolase family protein yields the protein MTFTLFPDTRLTLARDALAGLSVGDALGAQFFVPGRHPADLAAGRLPAPPWPWTDDTEMACSVVAELNETGRIDRDRLALAFAEHCEPYRGYGPGAVTILRLIRTGTPWPVAAASAFDGEGSCGNGAAMRVAPLGAWYADSTRRAADQARASAEVTHAHPEGVAGAVAVAVAAALAARARLDGDRPDPARLLGAVAATLDPAGAVHRGVRRAVALLGHPAGEAVAALGNGSRVTAQDTVPFTLWVAATHLDDYPSAVRVCVEAGGDVDTTAAIVGGVVAAYTGVGTPGGVPEGWLGAREPLPGWLPAPA from the coding sequence ATGACGTTCACTCTCTTCCCCGACACCCGCCTCACGCTCGCCCGCGACGCGCTCGCCGGCCTCTCGGTCGGCGACGCCCTCGGCGCCCAGTTCTTCGTTCCCGGCCGCCATCCGGCGGATCTCGCCGCCGGCCGGCTGCCCGCCCCGCCCTGGCCGTGGACCGACGACACCGAGATGGCCTGCTCGGTGGTGGCGGAGCTGAACGAGACCGGGCGGATCGACCGGGACCGGTTGGCGCTCGCCTTCGCCGAGCACTGCGAGCCGTACCGCGGCTACGGTCCGGGCGCGGTGACCATCCTGCGGTTGATCCGCACCGGCACGCCCTGGCCGGTGGCCGCCGCCTCCGCGTTCGACGGGGAGGGCTCCTGCGGCAACGGCGCGGCCATGCGGGTCGCCCCGCTCGGCGCCTGGTACGCCGACTCGACCCGGCGCGCCGCCGACCAGGCCCGCGCCTCGGCGGAGGTGACCCACGCCCACCCGGAGGGGGTCGCCGGGGCGGTCGCGGTGGCGGTGGCCGCCGCGCTGGCCGCCCGCGCCCGGCTCGACGGGGACCGGCCCGACCCGGCCCGGCTGCTCGGCGCGGTGGCCGCCACCCTCGACCCGGCCGGCGCGGTGCACCGGGGCGTACGGCGGGCCGTCGCGCTGCTCGGGCACCCGGCCGGCGAGGCCGTCGCGGCGCTCGGCAACGGCTCCCGGGTGACCGCCCAGGACACCGTCCCGTTCACCCTCTGGGTCGCCGCCACCCACCTCGACGACTATCCGAGCGCGGTCCGGGTCTGCGTCGAGGCGGGCGGGGACGTGGACACCACCGCGGCGATCGTCGGCGGGGTGGTCGCCGCATACACCGGGGTGGGGACGCCGGGCGGCGTGCCGGAAGGTTGGCTCGGCGCCCGCGAGCCCCTACCCGGCTGGCTCCCCGCCCCCGCCTGA